The Pantoea nemavictus genome includes a region encoding these proteins:
- the sufB gene encoding Fe-S cluster assembly protein SufB: MSRHSEASDDVQMWEGKLNYKEGFFTQLQTDEFAHGINEDVVRAISAKRNEPEWMLEFRLKAFRAWEQMEEPHWLKAHYEKLDYQDYSYYSAPSCGNCDDSCASEPGATQTSGSVASSDYLTQEVEEAFNQLGVPVREGREVAVDAIFDSVSVSTTYRDKLAKQGIIFCSFGEAIHDHPELVQKYLGTVVPPNDNFFAALNSAVASDGTFVYIPKGVRCPMELSTYFRINAAKTGQFERTILIADEDSYVSYIEGCSAPVRDTYQLHAAVVEVIIHKNAEVKYSTVQNWFPGGEGEGGILNFVTKRALCEGDHSKMSWTQSETGSAITWKYPSCILRGDYSIGEFYSVALTAGRQQADTGTKMIHIGKNTKSTIISKGISAGKSQNTYRGLVKIMPTATNARNFTQCDSMLIGAECGAHTFPYVETRNNTAHLEHEATTSRIGEDQMFYCLQRGISEEDAISMIVNGFCKDVFSELPLEFAVEAQKLLAISLEHSVG, encoded by the coding sequence TCTTTACCCAGTTACAAACCGACGAATTTGCCCACGGCATCAATGAAGATGTGGTGCGCGCGATTTCGGCTAAGCGTAACGAACCTGAATGGATGCTTGAATTCCGTCTGAAGGCGTTCCGCGCCTGGGAACAGATGGAAGAGCCGCACTGGCTGAAAGCGCACTACGAAAAACTGGATTATCAGGATTACAGCTACTACTCCGCGCCGTCCTGCGGCAACTGCGATGACAGCTGTGCTTCTGAACCCGGCGCTACCCAAACCTCAGGCAGCGTCGCGTCAAGCGATTACCTGACGCAGGAAGTGGAAGAGGCGTTTAATCAGTTAGGTGTTCCGGTGCGTGAAGGTCGTGAAGTCGCGGTGGATGCGATTTTCGACTCCGTCTCCGTTTCGACCACCTATCGCGACAAGCTGGCCAAGCAGGGCATCATTTTCTGCTCCTTCGGCGAAGCTATTCACGATCATCCCGAGCTGGTGCAGAAGTATCTCGGCACTGTGGTGCCGCCAAACGATAACTTCTTTGCCGCGCTGAACTCTGCAGTGGCTTCCGACGGTACCTTCGTTTACATCCCGAAAGGCGTACGTTGCCCGATGGAGCTGTCGACCTATTTCCGTATCAATGCGGCTAAGACCGGTCAGTTCGAGCGCACCATTTTGATCGCCGACGAAGACAGTTACGTTAGCTACATCGAAGGTTGCTCCGCGCCCGTGCGTGACACCTATCAGCTGCACGCAGCCGTGGTAGAAGTGATCATCCACAAAAACGCGGAAGTAAAATATTCCACCGTGCAGAACTGGTTCCCGGGCGGTGAAGGCGAGGGCGGTATCCTCAACTTCGTCACCAAGCGTGCGCTGTGCGAAGGCGATCACAGCAAGATGTCCTGGACGCAGTCCGAGACCGGCTCTGCGATCACCTGGAAATACCCAAGCTGCATTCTGCGTGGCGATTACTCGATTGGTGAGTTCTACTCTGTGGCGTTGACCGCAGGCCGTCAGCAGGCCGATACCGGCACCAAGATGATTCACATTGGTAAAAACACCAAGTCGACCATCATCTCGAAAGGTATCTCTGCGGGTAAGAGCCAGAACACCTATCGCGGTCTGGTGAAAATCATGCCAACCGCCACCAACGCGCGTAACTTCACCCAGTGTGATTCGATGCTGATTGGTGCCGAGTGCGGTGCGCACACCTTCCCGTATGTGGAAACGCGTAACAACACGGCGCATCTGGAGCACGAAGCTACCACTTCGCGCATCGGTGAAGATCAGATGTTCTACTGCCTGCAGCGTGGCATCAGCGAAGAAGATGCGATTTCAATGATCGTCAACGGCTTCTGCAAAGACGTTTTCTCCGAGCTGCCACTGGAATTCGCTGTGGAAGCGCAAAAATTGTTAGCTATCAGCCTTGAGCACAGTGTGGGCTGA
- the sufC gene encoding Fe-S cluster assembly ATPase SufC — protein MLSIKDLQVSVEDKEILRGLNLEVKPGEVHAIMGPNGSGKSTLSATLAGREDYEVTGGSVTFKGKDLLELEPEERAGEGIFMAFQYPVEIPGVSNQFFLQTSVNAVRKYREQDPLDRFDFQDFIEDKIQLLKMPEDLLTRSVNVGFSGGEKKRNDILQMAALEPELCILDETDSGLDIDALKIVAEGVNSLRDGKRSFIIVTHYQRILDYIKPDHVHVLYQGKIVKSGDFSLVKQLEEQGYGWLTDQE, from the coding sequence ATGTTAAGCATTAAAGATTTGCAGGTTAGCGTTGAAGACAAAGAGATTTTGCGCGGTCTGAACCTTGAAGTGAAGCCGGGCGAAGTCCACGCCATCATGGGACCGAATGGTTCAGGTAAAAGTACCCTGTCTGCAACGCTGGCGGGTCGTGAAGATTACGAAGTCACTGGCGGTTCGGTCACGTTTAAAGGTAAAGACCTGCTGGAACTTGAGCCTGAAGAGCGTGCCGGTGAAGGCATCTTCATGGCGTTCCAGTATCCGGTAGAGATCCCGGGCGTCAGCAACCAGTTCTTCCTGCAGACTTCAGTCAACGCAGTACGTAAATACCGTGAGCAGGATCCCCTTGATCGTTTCGACTTCCAGGACTTTATCGAAGATAAAATCCAGCTGCTGAAGATGCCGGAAGATCTGCTGACCCGTTCAGTCAACGTCGGTTTCTCTGGCGGTGAGAAGAAGCGTAATGACATCCTGCAGATGGCGGCGCTGGAACCTGAGCTGTGTATCCTCGACGAAACTGACTCCGGTCTGGATATCGATGCGCTGAAAATCGTGGCAGAAGGCGTTAACAGCCTGCGCGACGGTAAGCGTTCATTCATTATTGTTACGCATTACCAGCGCATTCTGGATTACATCAAGCCAGACCACGTGCACGTGCTGTATCAGGGCAAGATCGTTAAGTCTGGCGATTTCTCACTGGTGAAACAGTTGGAGGAGCAAGGCTATGGCT